In Stomoxys calcitrans chromosome 2, idStoCalc2.1, whole genome shotgun sequence, the following proteins share a genomic window:
- the LOC131995152 gene encoding uncharacterized protein LOC131995152 isoform X2: protein MELNENNYSMPPKMDDANVTLNSGQMTVFQTTNVNEFNPNVESWEVWKERLEIHFCEIGCTEDNIKKSILLKSIGAVPYKVLHSLCSPDSPIRKTYDELCVILDTQYTPPTIVFSERKKFHVAVKNDGESVAEWYARVKTLALNCKLGAHLDAFILNQFVMGLPNFMFERLCEEDETLAVQSALRKAMILETKNMAKVAERDQSSVNFVNRSKPSRKNGGGGNSGNSYGGNISGGGSSGGSGSRGSGSRGNFGGSRDNNGDGERKSSCSHCGWRNHSSQSCKYKNSKCHSCGKIGHLASVCYNKKRSVNYVSNDTSEDYVDNDVFNYSIFSVAERGSSDVYSLPVIIDGVKLNAVCDTGAPCTLLPLSFYENNDVKKVLRPCHVPYVDYSGDKLKLVGEYDASITFEET, encoded by the exons AtggaattaaatgaaaataattattcAATGCCGCCAAAAATGGATGATGCAAATGTGACTCTAAATAGTGGTCAAATGACGGTGTTCCAAACAACGAATGTGAACGAGTTCAACCCTAATGTGGAATCTTGGGAAGTGTGGAAAGAGCGCCTTGAAATCCATTTCTGTGAAATTGGTTGCACAGAGGacaacataaaaaaatcgattttgttGAAGTCGATTGGTGCAGTGCCGTATAAAGTGCTACATAGTTTATGCAGCCCTGATTCCCCTATTCGTAAGACGTATGATGAGCTGTGTGTGATATTGGACACACAATATACTCCACCAACGATCGTTTTTAGTGAGCGGAAGAAGTTTCATGTGGCAGTTAAGAATGATGGCGAGTCTGTTGCTGAGTGGTATGCTCGTGTGAAGACCCTAGCACTTAATTGCAAATTGGGAGCCCATTTAGATGCATTCATCTTAAACCAATTTGTAATGggtttgccaaattttatgttCGAGAGGCTATGTGAGGAAGATGAAACTCTAGCGGTGCAAAGTGCGTTGAGAAAAGCTATGATATTGGAAACAAAAAACATGGCGAAAGTAGCAGAAAGGGATCAAAGTTCAGTAAACTTTGTTAACAGATCGAAGCCTTCGAGAAAAAATGGCGGTGGTGGTAACAGCGGCAATAGTTATGGCGGTAACATAAGTGGTGGTGGCAGCAGCGGTGGTAGCGGTAGCAGAGGCAGTGGCAGCAGAGGAAATTTTGGTGGCAGCAGAGACAATAACGGCGACGGTGAAAGAAAATCATCGTGCTCTCATTGTGGTTGGCGTAACCATAGCTCGCAGTCTTGTAAATACAAGAACAGCAAGTGTCATTCCTGTGGAAAAATTGGCCATTTGGCATCTGTTTGCTACAATAAAAAGAGAAGTGTTAATTACGTTTCTAATGACACTAGTGAAGATTATGTTGATAATGATGTTTTCAATTATTCTATTTTTAGTGTGGCTGAGCGAGGTTCTAGTGACGTGTATTCCCTTCCAGTAATAATTGATGGTGTCAAATTGAATGCTGTGTGTGATACAGGTGCGCCATGTACATTGTTGCCTTTGTCGTTTTATGAAAACAACGATGTTAAGAAGGTTCTTCGTCCATGCCATGTACCATATGTGGATTATAGCGGAGACAAATTGAAGCTGGTTGGTGAATATGATGCCTCAATTACTTTTGAAG AAACATGA
- the LOC131995152 gene encoding uncharacterized protein LOC131995152 isoform X1, whose amino-acid sequence MELNENNYSMPPKMDDANVTLNSGQMTVFQTTNVNEFNPNVESWEVWKERLEIHFCEIGCTEDNIKKSILLKSIGAVPYKVLHSLCSPDSPIRKTYDELCVILDTQYTPPTIVFSERKKFHVAVKNDGESVAEWYARVKTLALNCKLGAHLDAFILNQFVMGLPNFMFERLCEEDETLAVQSALRKAMILETKNMAKVAERDQSSVNFVNRSKPSRKNGGGGNSGNSYGGNISGGGSSGGSGSRGSGSRGNFGGSRDNNGDGERKSSCSHCGWRNHSSQSCKYKNSKCHSCGKIGHLASVCYNKKRSVNYVSNDTSEDYVDNDVFNYSIFSVAERGSSDVYSLPVIIDGVKLNAVCDTGAPCTLLPLSFYENNDVKKVLRPCHVPYVDYSGDKLKLVGEYDASITFEES is encoded by the exons AtggaattaaatgaaaataattattcAATGCCGCCAAAAATGGATGATGCAAATGTGACTCTAAATAGTGGTCAAATGACGGTGTTCCAAACAACGAATGTGAACGAGTTCAACCCTAATGTGGAATCTTGGGAAGTGTGGAAAGAGCGCCTTGAAATCCATTTCTGTGAAATTGGTTGCACAGAGGacaacataaaaaaatcgattttgttGAAGTCGATTGGTGCAGTGCCGTATAAAGTGCTACATAGTTTATGCAGCCCTGATTCCCCTATTCGTAAGACGTATGATGAGCTGTGTGTGATATTGGACACACAATATACTCCACCAACGATCGTTTTTAGTGAGCGGAAGAAGTTTCATGTGGCAGTTAAGAATGATGGCGAGTCTGTTGCTGAGTGGTATGCTCGTGTGAAGACCCTAGCACTTAATTGCAAATTGGGAGCCCATTTAGATGCATTCATCTTAAACCAATTTGTAATGggtttgccaaattttatgttCGAGAGGCTATGTGAGGAAGATGAAACTCTAGCGGTGCAAAGTGCGTTGAGAAAAGCTATGATATTGGAAACAAAAAACATGGCGAAAGTAGCAGAAAGGGATCAAAGTTCAGTAAACTTTGTTAACAGATCGAAGCCTTCGAGAAAAAATGGCGGTGGTGGTAACAGCGGCAATAGTTATGGCGGTAACATAAGTGGTGGTGGCAGCAGCGGTGGTAGCGGTAGCAGAGGCAGTGGCAGCAGAGGAAATTTTGGTGGCAGCAGAGACAATAACGGCGACGGTGAAAGAAAATCATCGTGCTCTCATTGTGGTTGGCGTAACCATAGCTCGCAGTCTTGTAAATACAAGAACAGCAAGTGTCATTCCTGTGGAAAAATTGGCCATTTGGCATCTGTTTGCTACAATAAAAAGAGAAGTGTTAATTACGTTTCTAATGACACTAGTGAAGATTATGTTGATAATGATGTTTTCAATTATTCTATTTTTAGTGTGGCTGAGCGAGGTTCTAGTGACGTGTATTCCCTTCCAGTAATAATTGATGGTGTCAAATTGAATGCTGTGTGTGATACAGGTGCGCCATGTACATTGTTGCCTTTGTCGTTTTATGAAAACAACGATGTTAAGAAGGTTCTTCGTCCATGCCATGTACCATATGTGGATTATAGCGGAGACAAATTGAAGCTGGTTGGTGAATATGATGCCTCAATTACTTTTGAAG AAAGCTGA